The DNA region GACGCGCTTCTTGCCGATGGACCGGACCAGCTTGGGCATGAACGCGGCCAGCACGAAAGTGAATACCAGCTGGATGATGGACAGCACCGGGTACAGGTCAAGGCGTCCCAGGACATCGCGAAGGTAGTACAGCTGCACCGATGTCAGTGCCAGGTAGCCGGAGAGGAAGAAGAAGGAGCTGATGCAAAGCATCAGGAGGGGCTTGTTGCCTTTCAGGGTTTCCATACTCTGCTTGACCGAGACGTTCGGGACGGCGCGGTGGACGCGTTCCTTGGCGGTCAGGACTGTGAAGAAGTAGAGGGCGGCACCGATGGCCACGAATACCAAGGTGATGGTGGTGAAGGTTCCCTGCAGGTCAGCTCCCGGCTTGATGAGCGGTGCCACAAAGATGCCGAGGGCCGAACCCACCAGCAGGCCGCCCACCATGCGGGCCGATCCCAGCTTGGCGCGCTCCCCTGGGTCCTGGGTCATGGCGCCGGCGAGGGAGCCGTAGGGGATGTTGACCAGGCTGTAGGCCAGGCCAAGGGCCGCGTACGTAACGTAGGCGTAGAGCAGGGTTCCGGATTCGCCCAACTGCGGGACGGAGAACGTTGCAACGCTCAGGAGCAGCAGGGGGATGGAGCCGAACATGATGAATGGACGGAACTTCCCGAAGCGCCTACTGAAGGTGCGGTCCACCATGCGGCCGGCAAAGACATCGGCGAACGCGTCAAAGATCCTGACGACCAGCAGCAGGGTGCCTGCCGCGGCGGCCGAGATTCCCGCAACGTCCGTGTAGTACACCAGCAAGAACATGGTGGCGGTGGTGAAGGCGAGATTGTTGGCCGCATCCCCGGCGCCGTAGCCGATGATGCTTAGCTTGCTCAGCTTTTTCATGATTGGGCTCCTTTACCCGGTGCCGCCCCCGTGGAGCCGGCGAAAACGTGTGAAAAATGCTTGGGGCGGTGATGCTGTGGAAAGTCTTTGGCGGCCGACGGGTGCGATTCCCCGGGAAGCCGGTATAGCTCGTGTTGTAATCCTAGTCACTTGGCAATCATTTGGCAAGCGGTTGCCAACTGTTGGCTGAAGGTTTTATGAAACACAGCTGCCCGGCCTCCGGGATCTGGAAGCCGGGCAGCAGCGCATGCGCGGAGGACGTTAAGGGGA from Arthrobacter pascens includes:
- the uidB gene encoding glucuronide transporter produces the protein MKKLSKLSIIGYGAGDAANNLAFTTATMFLLVYYTDVAGISAAAAGTLLLVVRIFDAFADVFAGRMVDRTFSRRFGKFRPFIMFGSIPLLLLSVATFSVPQLGESGTLLYAYVTYAALGLAYSLVNIPYGSLAGAMTQDPGERAKLGSARMVGGLLVGSALGIFVAPLIKPGADLQGTFTTITLVFVAIGAALYFFTVLTAKERVHRAVPNVSVKQSMETLKGNKPLLMLCISSFFFLSGYLALTSVQLYYLRDVLGRLDLYPVLSIIQLVFTFVLAAFMPKLVRSIGKKRVYIYSSLLTVIGGAIIFFTPASQVWIGFSGLVISLVGVLAVNIVVWALEADTVEYGEWRTGIRTEGITYALFSFTRKTGQAVGGALAAYALALGGYKSGAVQTADAVFGIQLAAGAIPAVLTILAVLVMSKYKLTDAMHAEILTEIRARRVDGENTQNGAPGSEASSAADASPAAKPIAANSN